In one window of Streptomyces roseofulvus DNA:
- a CDS encoding cobyrinate a,c-diamide synthase, producing MVARLVIAAPSSGAGKTTVATGLMAAFAGRGLAVSPHKVGPDYIDPGYHALATGRPGRNLDAFMCGTGLVAPLFAHGSRGCDLAVVEGVMGLYDGAADQGELASTAQVAKLLKAPVVLVVDASSQSRSVAALVHGFASWDPEVRIGGVILNKVATDRHEHLLREALGESGVPVLGVLRRAPAVATPSRHLGLIPVAERQAQAVEAVAAQAEQVRAGCDLEALLALARSAPPLDAEAWAPPVVAPRAGRRPVVAVAGGAAFTFSYAEHAELLTAAGAEVVAFDPLRDEALPEGTRGLVVGGGFPEMYAAELAANEPLRKAVAAFAATGAPVAAECAGLLYLARSLDGTPMCGVLDADARMSTRLTLGYRDAVAVSDSVLAPAGARLRGHEFHRTVIEPGAGALAAWGLRQPETRVEGFVQGGVHASYVHTHWAGTPEVAARFVGRCG from the coding sequence GTGGTAGCACGTCTCGTCATCGCGGCCCCCTCGTCGGGGGCGGGCAAGACCACGGTGGCGACCGGCCTGATGGCCGCGTTCGCCGGCCGTGGTCTGGCCGTCTCCCCGCACAAGGTGGGCCCCGACTACATCGACCCGGGCTACCACGCGCTCGCCACCGGCCGCCCGGGCCGCAACCTCGACGCGTTCATGTGCGGGACGGGGCTGGTCGCGCCGCTCTTCGCGCACGGGTCGCGCGGCTGCGACCTGGCGGTGGTCGAGGGGGTCATGGGCCTGTACGACGGGGCCGCCGACCAGGGCGAGCTGGCGTCCACCGCGCAGGTGGCGAAGCTGCTGAAGGCGCCGGTGGTGCTGGTCGTGGACGCGTCCTCGCAGTCGCGGTCGGTGGCGGCGCTGGTGCACGGCTTCGCGTCCTGGGACCCGGAGGTGCGGATCGGCGGCGTGATCCTGAACAAGGTCGCGACCGACCGGCACGAGCACCTGCTGCGGGAGGCGCTCGGGGAGTCGGGGGTGCCGGTCCTCGGCGTGCTGCGGCGGGCGCCCGCCGTGGCGACGCCGTCGCGGCACCTCGGGCTGATCCCGGTCGCCGAGCGGCAGGCCCAGGCCGTGGAGGCGGTGGCCGCGCAGGCGGAGCAGGTGCGGGCCGGGTGCGACCTGGAGGCGCTGCTGGCGCTGGCGCGGTCGGCGCCGCCGCTGGACGCGGAGGCGTGGGCGCCGCCGGTCGTGGCGCCCCGGGCCGGGCGCCGGCCGGTCGTCGCCGTGGCCGGCGGGGCCGCGTTCACGTTCTCGTACGCCGAGCACGCGGAGCTGCTGACGGCCGCCGGCGCGGAGGTGGTGGCCTTCGACCCGCTGCGGGACGAGGCGCTGCCCGAGGGGACGCGCGGTCTCGTCGTCGGCGGCGGGTTCCCGGAGATGTACGCCGCCGAGCTGGCCGCCAACGAGCCGCTGCGGAAGGCGGTGGCCGCGTTCGCCGCCACCGGGGCGCCGGTCGCCGCCGAGTGCGCCGGGCTGCTGTACCTGGCGCGGTCGCTGGACGGGACGCCGATGTGCGGGGTGCTCGACGCGGACGCGCGGATGTCGACGCGGCTGACGCTCGGCTACCGGGACGCCGTGGCCGTGAGCGACAGCGTCCTCGCGCCCGCCGGGGCACGGCTGCGCGGGCACGAGTTCCACCGGACGGTGATCGAGCCGGGTGCCGGCGCGCTCGCGGCCTGGGGGCTGCGGCAGCCGGAGACCCGGGTGGAGGGCTTCGTGCAGGGCGGGGTGCACGCGAGCTACGTGCACACGCACTGGGCGGGCACGCCCGAGGTCGCCGCGCGGTTCGTGGGGCGCTGCGGGTGA
- a CDS encoding cobyric acid synthase, whose translation MRGGGLLVAGTTSDAGKSVVTAGICRWLVRQGVKVAPFKGQNMSLNSFVTREGAEIGRAQAMQAQAARVEPTALMNPVLLKPGGDRSSQVVLMGKPVGEMSARGYHGGRQQTLFEPVLACLEELRATHDAVICEGAGSPAEINLRRTDIVNMGIARAARLPVVVVGDIDRGGVFAQFFGTTALLAPEDQELVAGYLVNKFRGDVTLLEPGLDMLHGLTGRRTLGVLPYAHGLGIDEEDGLRVSLRGTVRESVVAPPLGADVLRVAVCAVPLMSNFTDVDALAAEPGVIVRFVDRPEELADADLVVVPGTRGTVKALAWLRERGLADALARRAAEGRPVLGICGGFQALGEHIEDEVESKAGAVDGLGLLPVRVRFAREKTLARPVGEALGERVDGYEIHHGVADVRGGEPFLHGCRVGAVWGTHWHGSLESDGFRRAFLREVAAAAGRAFVPAPDTSFGALREEQLDRLGDLIEEHADTDALLRLIEEGAPEGLPFVPPGAP comes from the coding sequence GTGAGGGGTGGGGGGCTGCTCGTCGCCGGGACGACCTCCGACGCGGGCAAGAGCGTCGTCACGGCGGGCATCTGCCGCTGGCTGGTCCGGCAGGGCGTCAAGGTGGCGCCGTTCAAGGGACAGAACATGTCCCTCAACTCCTTCGTGACGCGGGAGGGCGCCGAGATCGGACGCGCCCAGGCGATGCAGGCGCAGGCCGCCCGCGTCGAGCCGACCGCGCTGATGAACCCGGTGCTGCTCAAGCCCGGCGGCGACCGGTCCAGCCAGGTCGTCCTCATGGGCAAGCCGGTCGGCGAGATGAGCGCGCGCGGCTACCACGGCGGGCGGCAGCAGACCCTCTTCGAGCCGGTGCTCGCCTGCCTGGAGGAGCTGCGGGCCACCCACGACGCGGTGATCTGCGAGGGGGCCGGCAGCCCGGCCGAGATCAACCTCCGGCGCACCGACATCGTCAACATGGGCATCGCGCGGGCCGCCCGGCTGCCGGTGGTGGTGGTCGGCGACATCGACCGGGGCGGGGTCTTCGCGCAGTTCTTCGGCACGACGGCGCTGCTCGCGCCCGAGGACCAGGAGCTGGTCGCCGGGTACCTGGTGAACAAGTTCCGCGGTGACGTGACCCTGCTGGAGCCGGGCCTGGACATGCTGCACGGCCTCACCGGGCGCCGGACCCTCGGTGTGCTGCCGTACGCGCACGGCCTCGGCATCGACGAGGAGGACGGGCTGCGGGTGTCCCTGCGGGGCACGGTGCGGGAGTCCGTGGTCGCGCCGCCGCTCGGCGCGGACGTGCTGCGGGTCGCGGTCTGCGCCGTACCGCTGATGTCGAACTTCACGGACGTGGACGCGCTGGCCGCCGAGCCGGGCGTGATCGTGCGGTTCGTCGACCGGCCGGAGGAGCTGGCCGACGCGGACCTGGTGGTCGTGCCCGGCACGCGCGGGACCGTCAAGGCGCTGGCGTGGCTGCGCGAGCGGGGGCTGGCCGACGCGCTGGCCCGGCGGGCCGCGGAGGGCCGTCCCGTGCTGGGGATCTGCGGCGGCTTCCAGGCGCTCGGCGAGCACATCGAGGACGAGGTCGAGTCGAAGGCGGGCGCCGTCGACGGGCTCGGACTGCTGCCCGTACGGGTCCGGTTCGCGCGCGAGAAGACCCTCGCGCGGCCGGTCGGCGAGGCGCTCGGCGAGCGGGTCGACGGGTACGAGATCCACCACGGCGTCGCGGACGTACGCGGCGGGGAGCCGTTCCTCCACGGGTGCCGGGTCGGCGCGGTCTGGGGCACCCACTGGCACGGCTCGCTGGAGAGCGACGGCTTCCGGCGTGCCTTCCTGCGGGAGGTCGCGGCGGCGGCGGGCCGGGCCTTCGTCCCCGCCCCCGACACGTCGTTCGGCGCGCTGCGCGAGGAGCAGCTGGACCGGCTCGGCGACCTGATCGAGGAACACGCCGACACGGACGCGCTGCTGCGGCTCATCGAGGAGGGCGCGCCCGAGGGACTCCCGTTCGTACCGCCGGGTGCGCCGTGA
- the cobO gene encoding cob(I)yrinic acid a,c-diamide adenosyltransferase: protein MPQGQPTVVPDDGLTTRQRRNRALVMVHTGVGKGKSTAAFGMALRAWNQGWPIGVFQFVKSAKWKVGEENALKALGETGKGGTVTWNKMGEGWSWIQREVAEGEQSHEDKAREGWEQVKRDLAEERYKFYVLDEFAYLLHWGWIDVEEVVEVLRDRPGQQHVVITGRNAPQELVDFADLVTDMSKVKHPMDAGQKGQRGIEW from the coding sequence ATGCCGCAGGGACAGCCGACCGTCGTGCCCGACGACGGTCTCACGACCCGCCAGCGCCGCAACCGGGCACTGGTGATGGTGCACACCGGCGTCGGCAAGGGGAAGTCGACGGCCGCCTTCGGGATGGCGCTGCGCGCCTGGAACCAGGGCTGGCCGATCGGGGTGTTCCAGTTCGTGAAGTCCGCCAAGTGGAAGGTCGGCGAGGAGAACGCCCTCAAGGCGCTCGGCGAGACCGGCAAGGGCGGCACGGTCACCTGGAACAAGATGGGCGAGGGCTGGTCCTGGATCCAGCGCGAGGTCGCCGAGGGCGAGCAGTCGCACGAGGACAAGGCGCGCGAGGGCTGGGAGCAGGTCAAGCGGGACCTGGCCGAGGAGCGGTACAAGTTCTACGTCCTGGACGAGTTCGCGTACCTGCTCCACTGGGGCTGGATCGACGTCGAGGAGGTCGTCGAGGTGCTGCGGGACCGTCCCGGGCAGCAGCACGTCGTCATCACCGGGCGCAACGCGCCGCAGGAGCTGGTCGACTTCGCCGACCTCGTCACCGACATGTCCAAGGTGAAGCACCCGATGGACGCCGGTCAGAAGGGCCAGCGGGGCATCGAGTGGTAG
- a CDS encoding inorganic phosphate transporter: MEHITLLLAIVVVTALVFDFTNGFHDTANAMATTISTGALKPKTAVAMSAVLNLVGAFLSVEVANTISKGLVNEEGIQPEVILAALVGAILWNLLTWLVGLPSSSSHALMGGLIGATVASIGFSGVNGDVVVTKVLIPAVAAPIVAGVASMLAARLTYRLDRNADAKTTEKGYRAGQIASAGLVSLAHGTNDAQKTMGIITLALVAGGALAPGSNPPVWVIVSAGLAIALGTYLGGWRIIRTMGKGLTDLQPQQGFAAQTSAATVILASSNLGYSLSTTHVCSGGVMGAGLGRKGGVVRWSTATRMFAAWGLTLPAAGVVAAGAEFVARQGDWGVYLVAGFLVASCLGIWLYSRRQVVDHTNVNDDDDTPGEPAGVVTTAIAAVTPPPAGSVAAVADEGLKTTIHAPGPNDPAAPPAPAAAV; this comes from the coding sequence ATGGAACACATCACGCTGCTGCTCGCCATTGTGGTCGTGACAGCTCTCGTGTTCGATTTCACGAACGGTTTCCACGACACCGCGAACGCGATGGCCACGACCATCTCGACCGGTGCTCTCAAGCCCAAGACGGCGGTGGCCATGTCCGCCGTGCTGAACCTGGTCGGCGCGTTCCTGTCCGTCGAGGTCGCCAACACGATCTCCAAGGGACTGGTGAACGAGGAGGGCATCCAGCCCGAAGTCATCCTCGCCGCGCTCGTCGGCGCGATCCTCTGGAACCTGCTGACCTGGCTGGTCGGACTCCCCTCCAGTTCCTCGCACGCCCTCATGGGCGGCCTCATCGGCGCGACCGTCGCCTCGATCGGCTTCAGCGGTGTCAACGGCGACGTCGTCGTCACCAAGGTCCTCATCCCGGCCGTCGCCGCCCCGATCGTCGCCGGCGTGGCCTCGATGCTCGCCGCGCGGCTGACGTACCGGCTCGACCGGAACGCGGACGCCAAGACCACGGAGAAGGGCTACCGCGCCGGGCAGATCGCCTCCGCCGGTCTCGTCTCCCTCGCGCACGGCACCAACGACGCCCAGAAGACCATGGGCATCATCACCCTCGCCCTGGTCGCCGGCGGCGCGCTCGCCCCCGGCTCGAACCCGCCGGTGTGGGTCATCGTCTCCGCCGGTCTGGCGATCGCCCTCGGCACCTACCTCGGCGGCTGGCGCATCATCCGCACCATGGGCAAGGGCCTCACCGACCTCCAGCCGCAGCAGGGCTTCGCCGCCCAGACCAGCGCGGCCACCGTCATCCTGGCCTCCTCCAACCTGGGCTACTCCCTCTCCACCACGCACGTCTGCTCCGGCGGTGTGATGGGCGCGGGCCTGGGCCGCAAGGGCGGCGTCGTCCGCTGGTCGACCGCCACCCGCATGTTCGCCGCCTGGGGCCTGACCCTGCCGGCCGCCGGTGTGGTCGCGGCCGGGGCCGAGTTCGTGGCCCGTCAGGGCGACTGGGGCGTCTACCTCGTCGCCGGCTTCCTGGTCGCCTCCTGCCTCGGCATCTGGCTCTACTCCCGCCGCCAGGTGGTCGACCACACCAACGTGAACGACGACGACGACACCCCGGGCGAGCCCGCGGGCGTCGTGACCACGGCCATCGCCGCCGTCACCCCGCCGCCGGCCGGCTCCGTCGCCGCCGTCGCGGACGAGGGCCTCAAGACCACCATCCACGCGCCGGGGCCGAACGACCCCGCCGCTCCCCCGGCCCCCGCCGCCGCGGTCTGA
- a CDS encoding cobalamin biosynthesis protein, translated as MPGRTPVASRATAVFAYGAAAGLAVDLVLGDPRRGHPVAAFGRAAAAVERRLYRDHRGRGALHTAVCAGGAAAAGALAARAVRGSRTGSAALTAAAVWAVVGGTTLGREARAIGGALAAGDLEVARERMPHLVGRDPQALDGPAMARAVVESVAENTSDAVVGALVWGAVAGVPGLLGFRAVNTLDAMVGHRSPRYRRYGWASARLDDLAGWPGARLTAALAVLAGGDRRGAVRAWRADAGKHPSPNAGPVEAAFAGALGVRLGGTLSYGGRVEHRPVLNGAGRPVEVADIDRAVRLSRRVTWLTLAACVGGRILTDRVFDGTVKRRTK; from the coding sequence ATGCCCGGCCGCACCCCCGTGGCTTCCCGAGCCACCGCAGTCTTCGCGTACGGAGCGGCCGCCGGCCTCGCCGTCGACCTGGTCCTCGGCGACCCCCGCCGCGGCCACCCCGTCGCCGCCTTCGGCCGGGCCGCCGCCGCCGTCGAACGCCGCCTGTACCGCGACCACCGCGGCCGGGGCGCCCTGCACACCGCCGTCTGCGCCGGTGGCGCCGCCGCCGCCGGGGCGCTGGCCGCCCGGGCCGTGCGGGGCAGTCGTACCGGCTCCGCCGCGCTGACCGCCGCCGCCGTGTGGGCCGTCGTCGGCGGCACGACGCTCGGCCGGGAGGCCCGGGCCATCGGCGGGGCGCTCGCCGCCGGCGACCTGGAGGTCGCCCGGGAGCGGATGCCGCATCTGGTCGGGCGCGACCCGCAGGCCCTGGACGGCCCCGCGATGGCCCGCGCGGTCGTCGAGTCCGTCGCCGAGAACACCTCCGACGCCGTCGTCGGCGCCCTCGTCTGGGGCGCGGTCGCCGGCGTGCCCGGCCTGCTCGGCTTCCGGGCCGTCAACACCCTGGACGCGATGGTCGGCCACCGGTCGCCCCGGTACCGCCGGTACGGCTGGGCCTCGGCCCGCCTCGACGACCTGGCCGGCTGGCCCGGCGCCCGGCTGACCGCCGCGCTCGCCGTCCTCGCGGGCGGTGACCGGCGCGGCGCCGTACGGGCCTGGCGGGCGGACGCCGGGAAGCACCCGAGCCCCAACGCGGGACCGGTCGAGGCGGCGTTCGCGGGCGCCCTCGGGGTACGGCTCGGGGGAACGCTCTCGTACGGCGGGCGGGTCGAGCACCGGCCCGTCCTCAACGGGGCGGGGCGGCCCGTCGAGGTCGCCGACATCGACCGGGCCGTCCGGCTCTCCCGCCGGGTGACCTGGCTGACCCTGGCCGCCTGTGTGGGCGGCCGGATCCTGACCGACAGGGTTTTCGACGGCACGGTGAAGCGGAGGACGAAGTGA
- a CDS encoding ZIP family metal transporter — MAVLVALGAFLMTLFGGWVAQRVTDRRHLVLGLAGGLMLGVVGLDLLPEALEAAGEEVFGVPQALLLFVGGFLFAHVVERLLATRRAAHGAETGAGEPAGGKAAERTPQVGLVAAAAMVLHSLMDGIALGAAFQVGGGMGATVALAVVTHDFADGFNTYTLTRVYGNERRKALAMLLADAIAPIAGAGLATLITLPEELLGSYLGFFGGALLYLAAAEILPEAHHTHPARTTLLCTVAGVGFIWLVVGLSGG; from the coding sequence ATGGCTGTGCTCGTCGCGCTCGGCGCGTTCCTCATGACGCTCTTCGGCGGCTGGGTCGCGCAGCGCGTCACCGACCGCCGGCACCTCGTCCTCGGCCTCGCCGGCGGCCTCATGCTCGGCGTCGTCGGGCTCGACCTGCTGCCCGAGGCCCTGGAGGCCGCCGGCGAGGAGGTCTTCGGCGTCCCGCAGGCCCTGCTGCTCTTCGTGGGCGGCTTCCTCTTCGCCCACGTCGTGGAACGCCTCCTCGCCACCCGCCGCGCCGCCCACGGCGCCGAGACGGGGGCGGGGGAGCCGGCCGGCGGGAAGGCCGCCGAACGGACCCCGCAGGTCGGCCTTGTGGCCGCCGCCGCCATGGTGCTGCACAGCCTCATGGACGGCATCGCCCTCGGCGCCGCCTTCCAGGTCGGCGGCGGCATGGGCGCCACCGTCGCCCTCGCCGTCGTCACCCACGACTTCGCCGACGGCTTCAACACGTACACGCTCACCCGCGTCTACGGGAACGAGCGCCGCAAGGCCCTCGCCATGCTCCTCGCCGACGCGATCGCCCCGATCGCCGGCGCCGGCCTCGCCACGCTGATCACTCTTCCGGAGGAACTGCTCGGCAGCTATCTCGGGTTCTTCGGCGGCGCCCTGCTCTACCTCGCGGCCGCCGAGATCCTGCCCGAGGCCCACCACACCCATCCCGCCCGCACCACCCTGCTCTGCACGGTCGCGGGCGTCGGCTTCATCTGGCTCGTGGTGGGCCTCTCCGGCGGCTGA
- a CDS encoding putative cobaltochelatase, translated as MSIRFPFTAVVGMDDLRLALLLNAVSPAVGGVLVRGEKGTAKSTAVRALAELLPEVAVVAGCRFSCDPGSPDPGCPDGPHLDGGPDARPARMVELPVGASEDRLVGALDIERALAEGVKAFEPGLLAAAHRGILYVDEVNLLSDHLIDHLLDAAAMGASHVEREGVSVRHAARFLLVGTMNPEEGELRPQLLDRFGLTVEVAASRDPQQRVEVVRRRLAFEDDPAGFAARWAGEEAALRERIVAAREVLPRVVLGDAVLLQIAATCAAFEVDGMRADIVMARTATALAAWAGREEVTSEDVRQAALLALPHRRRRNPFDAPGMDEEKLDETLERFKGEEPDDDPDPGPDGPGDGGPGGGGGGVPPQGGEGPAPETETDSVPEQAPGTAPEHAPAPRGAAGERAAVSAGEPFRTRMLSVPGLGDGAAGRRSRARTQNGRTTGATRPDGALTKLHLAATVRAAAPHQKARGRSGPGLVVRRDDLRQAVREGREGNLVLFVVDASGSMAARKRMGAVKGAVLSLLLDAYQRRDKVGLVTFRGRGAELALPPTSSVDAAAARLEELPTGGRTPLSAGLLKAHDALRVERLRDPSRRPLLVVVTDGRATGGGPDPVGTAARAARLHAADGTASVVVDCEAGPVRLGLAGNLARELGGTAVTLDELRADAIAGLVREAQVNRSVRRAA; from the coding sequence ATGAGCATCCGTTTTCCGTTCACCGCCGTCGTCGGGATGGACGATCTGCGGCTCGCGCTGCTGCTCAATGCCGTCTCGCCGGCCGTGGGCGGTGTGCTGGTGCGCGGGGAGAAGGGGACCGCGAAGTCCACCGCCGTGCGCGCGCTCGCCGAGCTGCTGCCCGAGGTGGCCGTCGTCGCCGGGTGCCGGTTCAGCTGCGATCCGGGCTCGCCCGATCCGGGGTGCCCGGACGGACCCCACCTGGACGGGGGGCCGGACGCGCGTCCCGCGCGGATGGTCGAGCTGCCCGTCGGGGCCTCCGAGGACCGGCTCGTGGGGGCGCTCGACATCGAGCGGGCGCTCGCCGAGGGCGTGAAGGCGTTCGAGCCGGGGCTGCTCGCCGCCGCCCACCGGGGGATCCTCTACGTCGACGAGGTCAACCTGCTGTCCGATCACCTCATCGACCACCTGCTCGACGCCGCCGCCATGGGCGCCTCGCACGTCGAGCGTGAAGGGGTGTCCGTCCGGCACGCCGCACGGTTCCTGCTCGTCGGGACGATGAACCCCGAGGAGGGCGAGCTGCGGCCGCAGCTGCTCGACCGGTTCGGGCTGACCGTGGAGGTGGCCGCCTCGCGCGACCCGCAGCAGCGGGTGGAGGTGGTGCGGCGCAGGCTCGCGTTCGAGGACGATCCGGCCGGGTTCGCCGCCCGCTGGGCCGGCGAGGAGGCCGCGCTGCGCGAACGGATCGTGGCCGCGCGGGAGGTGCTGCCCCGGGTGGTGCTCGGGGACGCCGTGCTGCTCCAGATCGCCGCCACCTGCGCCGCGTTCGAGGTCGACGGCATGCGCGCCGACATCGTGATGGCCCGGACCGCGACCGCGCTCGCCGCGTGGGCGGGACGGGAGGAGGTGACGAGCGAGGACGTGCGCCAGGCCGCGCTGCTCGCGCTCCCCCACCGGCGGCGCCGCAACCCCTTCGACGCGCCGGGGATGGACGAGGAGAAGCTCGACGAGACCCTGGAGCGGTTCAAGGGCGAGGAGCCGGACGACGATCCGGACCCGGGGCCGGACGGGCCGGGGGACGGCGGCCCCGGCGGGGGCGGTGGCGGGGTGCCGCCGCAGGGCGGTGAGGGGCCTGCGCCCGAGACCGAGACCGACTCCGTACCGGAACAGGCGCCCGGGACGGCGCCCGAGCACGCGCCCGCTCCCCGGGGCGCGGCCGGTGAGCGGGCCGCCGTTTCGGCCGGTGAGCCGTTCCGCACGCGGATGCTCTCCGTGCCCGGGCTCGGGGACGGGGCCGCCGGGCGGCGCTCCCGGGCCCGGACGCAGAACGGGCGGACCACCGGGGCGACCCGCCCCGACGGCGCGCTGACCAAGCTGCACCTGGCCGCCACCGTCCGGGCCGCCGCCCCGCACCAGAAGGCACGCGGGCGGTCCGGGCCCGGGCTGGTGGTGCGCCGGGACGATCTGCGGCAGGCGGTGCGGGAGGGTCGCGAGGGCAACCTGGTGCTGTTCGTCGTGGACGCCTCCGGGTCGATGGCGGCGCGGAAGCGGATGGGCGCCGTGAAGGGCGCCGTCCTGTCGCTGCTCCTCGACGCGTACCAGCGGCGCGACAAGGTGGGCCTGGTGACCTTCCGGGGGCGCGGCGCCGAACTGGCGCTGCCCCCGACGTCGTCCGTGGACGCCGCCGCCGCCCGTCTGGAGGAGCTGCCGACCGGAGGGCGTACGCCGCTCTCCGCCGGGCTGCTGAAGGCCCATGACGCGCTGCGGGTGGAACGGCTGCGGGACCCCTCGCGCCGGCCGCTGCTCGTGGTGGTGACCGACGGGCGGGCGACCGGCGGCGGTCCCGACCCGGTGGGGACGGCCGCGCGGGCCGCGCGGCTGCACGCCGCCGACGGCACCGCGAGCGTCGTCGTGGACTGCGAGGCGGGCCCGGTGCGGCTCGGTCTCGCCGGGAACCTCGCCCGCGAACTGGGCGGCACCGCCGTCACCCTGGACGAACTGCGCGCCGACGCGATCGCCGGGCTCGTACGAGAAGCACAAGTCAACCGCTCTGTCAGGAGGGCCGCTTAA
- the cobC gene encoding Rv2231c family pyridoxal phosphate-dependent protein CobC: MRRAGAERAGAEGSGRACGVGDGPGWAGDVRVVGFATLDVRGAEPGIVAAAGRFGVPVTGFPAGELARVVVPHPSEVPLAATGTASVAEAAALRAAGPGAVLLVPKRKSRRVTCAIAGFAPFRPHEVTTVARLLPLTCGYIAGEPGTPHIPTPHTTADMDTHTDSPHAGSHIHDLRHHGDAEVRDEKLIDLAVNVRTATPPDWLRERIAHSLVTLAAYPDGRSARAAVAERHGLPTGRVLLTSGAAEAFVLLARALPVRRPVVVHPQFTEPEAALRDAGHEVGRVLLREEDGFRLDPAAVPEDADLVVIGNPTNPTSVLHPAETIAALARPGRYLVVDEAFMDAVPGEREALAGRTDVPGLVVLRSLTKTWGLAGLRIGYVLAEPDTIGLLEQAQPLWPVSTPALVAAEACMSRAALAEAEHAAHRIGTERAHLLAGLAEFDEVRTVAEAEAPFVLIRIEGADAVRERLRLLGFAARRGDTFPGLDRHWLRLAVRDRATTNRFLQALDQALLLGG, translated from the coding sequence GTGCGCAGGGCGGGAGCGGAGCGGGCCGGGGCGGAAGGGTCCGGGCGCGCGTGCGGTGTCGGGGACGGGCCGGGGTGGGCCGGGGACGTGCGCGTGGTGGGGTTCGCGACGTTGGACGTGCGGGGGGCGGAGCCGGGGATCGTGGCGGCGGCCGGGCGGTTCGGGGTGCCGGTGACGGGGTTCCCGGCCGGGGAGCTGGCCCGGGTGGTCGTGCCGCATCCGTCGGAGGTGCCGCTGGCGGCGACGGGGACGGCGTCGGTGGCGGAGGCGGCGGCGCTGCGGGCGGCGGGACCGGGGGCGGTGCTGCTGGTGCCGAAGCGGAAGTCGCGGCGCGTGACGTGCGCGATCGCCGGTTTCGCCCCTTTTCGCCCGCACGAAGTGACAACCGTCGCACGGTTGTTGCCCTTGACGTGCGGGTACATCGCTGGCGAGCCTGGCACACCCCACATCCCCACCCCCCACACGACGGCGGACATGGACACCCACACGGACAGCCCCCACGCGGGGAGCCACATCCACGACCTGCGTCATCACGGTGACGCCGAGGTCCGGGACGAGAAACTCATCGACCTCGCGGTCAACGTCCGCACGGCGACCCCGCCGGACTGGCTGCGGGAGCGGATCGCCCATTCGCTGGTCACCCTGGCCGCCTATCCGGACGGGCGCTCGGCGCGCGCGGCGGTGGCCGAGCGGCACGGTCTGCCGACCGGGCGGGTGCTGCTGACCTCGGGCGCGGCCGAGGCGTTCGTGCTGCTCGCGCGGGCGCTGCCGGTGCGCCGGCCGGTGGTGGTGCATCCGCAGTTCACCGAGCCGGAGGCGGCCCTGCGGGACGCCGGGCACGAGGTGGGCCGGGTGCTGCTGCGCGAGGAGGACGGCTTCCGGCTGGATCCGGCGGCGGTGCCGGAGGACGCGGACCTGGTGGTGATCGGCAATCCCACCAACCCGACGTCGGTGCTGCATCCGGCGGAGACGATCGCGGCGCTGGCGCGGCCGGGCCGGTACCTGGTCGTGGACGAGGCGTTCATGGACGCGGTGCCGGGCGAGCGGGAGGCGCTGGCCGGGCGCACGGACGTGCCGGGCCTGGTGGTGCTGCGGAGCCTGACGAAGACCTGGGGCCTCGCGGGGCTGCGGATCGGGTACGTGCTCGCGGAGCCGGACACGATCGGGCTGCTCGAGCAGGCGCAGCCGCTGTGGCCGGTGTCGACGCCGGCGCTGGTGGCGGCGGAGGCGTGCATGTCGCGGGCGGCGCTGGCGGAGGCGGAGCACGCGGCGCACCGGATCGGGACGGAGCGGGCGCACCTGCTGGCGGGGCTCGCGGAGTTCGACGAGGTGCGGACGGTGGCGGAGGCCGAGGCGCCGTTCGTGCTGATCCGGATCGAGGGGGCGGACGCGGTACGGGAGCGGCTGCGGCTGCTGGGGTTCGCGGCCCGGCGCGGGGACACGTTCCCGGGTCTCGACCGGCACTGGCTGCGGCTCGCGGTCCGGGACCGGGCGACGACGAATCGTTTCCTCCAGGCGCTGGACCAGGCACTGCTGCTGGGCGGCTGA